One window from the genome of Spiractinospora alimapuensis encodes:
- the tmk gene encoding dTMP kinase has protein sequence MTGPLGDPTQARSVLRIRPFRRLWIALSLSSLGDWLSLLALMSLAAILTADQRPLVQYFAVSGVVVLKLAPYILFGPFAGWLADRFDRRLILVGGDVLRGLLYISIPIVGDILWLLIANFLAECVALFWAPAKDATVPNLVPKHKLEQANQLSLFTTYGTAPVAAALFTVLATISSVVAHAVPGLDPQAMATSDIALYINGVTFFVSAVVIWTLAIPKTGAPTQPESLWRAIWSGWHYAVSTPLVRGLLLGMLGAFAAGGAVVGVARPFVETLGAGNAGFGLVFGAVFVGMAAGMFLGPRVLADFDRRRLFGLGIAFAGVSLIVIGLVPEFVLATLLAGFVGCGAGIAWVIGLTLIGSEVDDEIRGRTFAFLHATARIVLLGSVAVAPLIAAAIGQRQFVLSDLRYDFHGTAGVLLVSGVVSLVIAFVSYRNLVGDSETTLWQEIVKVFVPAADRKKGAPEQFPGTFIALEGGEGAGKSTQARQLAIWLREEGFDVVTTREPGATKVGLRLRAMLLDQGQVGVSPRAESLLYAADRAEHISTVIQPALRRGAIVISDRYVDSTLAYQGAGRQLDTEGITEINDWATHGIMPDLTVLLDIPAGAGMERHGRPADRMESEPTEFHDRVRQAFLGLAAQAPDRYLVMDARESADDITRAIQRRVRPLLPDPVPQSAEAITGTMPVIKDVQG, from the coding sequence ATGACAGGACCACTCGGGGATCCGACCCAGGCTCGCAGCGTCTTGCGCATCAGGCCGTTCCGTCGCCTGTGGATCGCGCTGTCCCTGTCCAGCTTGGGTGACTGGCTGAGCCTGCTGGCCCTGATGTCCCTGGCGGCGATCCTGACCGCCGACCAGCGCCCCCTCGTGCAGTACTTCGCGGTCAGCGGTGTGGTGGTGCTGAAACTCGCGCCCTACATCTTGTTCGGGCCGTTCGCCGGCTGGTTGGCGGACCGATTCGACCGGCGGCTGATCCTCGTCGGCGGCGACGTTCTGCGTGGCCTGCTCTACATCTCCATCCCGATCGTCGGCGATATCCTGTGGCTGCTGATCGCCAACTTCCTGGCCGAGTGCGTCGCGTTGTTCTGGGCGCCGGCCAAGGACGCGACGGTGCCCAACCTCGTCCCGAAGCACAAGCTGGAGCAGGCCAACCAGCTGAGCCTGTTCACCACCTACGGCACGGCCCCCGTCGCGGCCGCGCTGTTCACGGTTCTCGCCACGATCAGCAGCGTGGTCGCCCACGCGGTCCCCGGCCTGGATCCCCAGGCGATGGCCACCAGCGACATCGCGCTGTACATCAACGGTGTCACGTTCTTCGTCTCCGCGGTGGTGATCTGGACCCTGGCCATCCCCAAGACGGGAGCGCCCACCCAGCCGGAGTCCCTGTGGCGCGCCATCTGGAGCGGGTGGCACTACGCGGTATCCACACCGCTGGTGCGCGGTCTGCTCCTGGGTATGCTCGGCGCGTTCGCCGCGGGAGGCGCGGTGGTCGGTGTCGCCCGCCCGTTCGTGGAGACGCTGGGCGCCGGCAACGCCGGCTTCGGTCTGGTCTTCGGTGCGGTCTTCGTGGGCATGGCGGCCGGTATGTTCCTCGGCCCCCGGGTGCTGGCGGACTTCGACCGGCGCCGGCTGTTCGGGCTCGGGATCGCCTTCGCGGGTGTCTCGCTGATCGTGATCGGCTTGGTGCCGGAGTTCGTGCTGGCCACGCTGCTGGCCGGGTTCGTGGGCTGCGGAGCGGGGATCGCGTGGGTCATCGGACTGACACTCATCGGGAGCGAGGTCGACGACGAGATCCGTGGTCGGACCTTCGCGTTCCTGCACGCCACGGCGCGGATCGTGCTCCTGGGCTCGGTGGCGGTCGCTCCGCTGATCGCCGCCGCGATCGGCCAGCGCCAGTTCGTCCTGAGCGACCTGCGTTACGACTTCCACGGCACCGCCGGTGTCCTGCTCGTCAGCGGTGTGGTGTCGCTGGTGATCGCGTTCGTTTCGTACCGCAACCTGGTCGGTGACTCCGAGACCACGCTGTGGCAGGAGATCGTCAAGGTGTTCGTCCCCGCCGCGGACCGCAAGAAGGGGGCGCCGGAGCAATTCCCCGGGACCTTCATCGCGCTGGAGGGCGGCGAGGGCGCCGGGAAGTCCACGCAGGCCCGCCAGCTCGCGATCTGGCTGCGCGAGGAGGGATTCGACGTGGTGACCACCCGGGAGCCCGGCGCGACCAAGGTCGGGCTGCGGCTGCGGGCCATGCTGTTGGACCAGGGCCAGGTGGGTGTCTCACCGCGCGCGGAGTCGCTGCTGTACGCCGCGGACCGCGCGGAGCACATCTCCACCGTCATCCAACCCGCGCTGCGCCGTGGGGCGATCGTGATCAGCGACCGGTACGTCGACTCGACCTTGGCCTACCAGGGCGCGGGCCGCCAGCTCGACACCGAGGGCATCACCGAGATCAACGACTGGGCGACGCACGGCATCATGCCGGACCTGACCGTGCTGCTGGACATTCCCGCCGGGGCGGGGATGGAGCGGCACGGGCGCCCCGCCGACCGGATGGAGTCCGAGCCCACCGAGTTCCACGACCGAGTGCGGCAGGCCTTCCTCGGCCTGGCGGCCCAGGCGCCCGACCGCTACTTGGTGATGGACGCCCGGGAGAGCGCCGACGACATCACCCGCGCGATCCAGCGCCGGGTGCGCCCCCTCCTGCCCGACCCCGTTCCTCAGTCGGCGGAGGCCATCACGGGGACCATGCCGGTGATCAAGGACGTGCAGGGGTAG
- a CDS encoding DNA polymerase III subunit delta' encodes MTVFDELVGQDAAAAQLGAAAAAAQEWLDGGRGTGMTHAWLFTGPPGSGRTEAALAFAAALQCPHGGCGTCSSCHQIGAGTHADVLRVRPSGLSMGVAQTRDLVRSSAAAPVGGRFRVVVFEDADRATEAAANALLKAVEEPPARTVWLLCTPTSDDLPVTIRSRCRAVVLRTPSTRAVATVLHQRNGVPWDEAESVARAAGGHLERAVRLATDEKAWKNREAVLSLPAQLDGLGSAIAAAAHLHQTAEAEAKQATEERDERERAELKAAFGDGATGKGVTKAVRAASGALKDLEARQKRRATRIKRDVYDGALLDLVAFYRDVLALQVGAQVDRPTGGHDAELRHVARTSGPRDTLARIEAVQECRRRIDANVNPQIALEAMTARLCTG; translated from the coding sequence GTGACGGTCTTCGACGAACTCGTCGGCCAGGACGCGGCCGCGGCGCAGCTCGGCGCAGCGGCCGCGGCCGCCCAGGAGTGGCTGGACGGCGGGCGCGGCACGGGCATGACCCACGCGTGGCTGTTCACCGGGCCACCCGGTTCGGGGCGCACCGAGGCCGCGCTGGCCTTCGCCGCCGCCCTTCAGTGCCCGCACGGCGGGTGCGGTACCTGTTCGTCGTGTCACCAGATTGGGGCGGGCACCCACGCCGACGTGCTGCGGGTGCGCCCCAGCGGACTGAGCATGGGGGTCGCCCAGACCCGGGACCTCGTACGTTCCTCGGCGGCGGCCCCTGTGGGGGGACGTTTCCGCGTCGTGGTCTTCGAGGACGCCGACCGTGCCACCGAGGCCGCGGCGAACGCCCTGTTGAAGGCCGTGGAGGAGCCACCGGCCCGGACGGTGTGGCTGCTGTGCACACCGACCTCCGACGACCTACCGGTCACGATCCGTTCCCGGTGTCGCGCCGTGGTACTGCGGACGCCGAGCACGCGGGCGGTCGCCACGGTGCTGCACCAACGCAACGGCGTGCCGTGGGACGAGGCGGAGTCCGTCGCCCGCGCGGCCGGCGGACACCTGGAGCGCGCCGTCCGGCTCGCCACCGACGAGAAGGCGTGGAAGAACCGGGAGGCGGTGCTGTCCCTCCCCGCGCAGCTCGACGGTCTCGGCTCGGCCATCGCGGCCGCCGCGCACCTGCACCAGACGGCGGAGGCGGAGGCCAAGCAGGCCACCGAGGAGCGTGACGAGCGGGAGCGCGCCGAACTGAAGGCCGCCTTCGGGGACGGAGCCACCGGTAAGGGGGTCACCAAGGCGGTGCGCGCGGCGTCGGGAGCGCTGAAGGACCTGGAGGCGCGACAGAAGCGGCGGGCCACGCGCATCAAGCGGGACGTCTACGACGGCGCGCTGTTGGATCTCGTCGCCTTCTACCGTGACGTGTTGGCGCTGCAGGTCGGCGCCCAGGTCGACCGGCCGACCGGCGGACACGACGCCGAACTCCGCCACGTGGCCCGCACCAGCGGCCCACGCGACACCCTCGCCCGGATCGAGGCGGTGCAGGAGTGCCGGCGCCGCATCGACGCCAACGTCAACCCCCAGATCGCCCTGGAGGCGATGACCGCCCGGCTGTGCACGGGATGA
- a CDS encoding exonuclease domain-containing protein translates to MTNLPSMDQWHLGPMAAFDLETTGVDVESDRVVTAALLRVDSEGRPTLERTWLVNPGVPIPEDAARIHGVTTQRAEAEGVPAIDGVEQITSAVADILADRVPLVVMNAPYDLTLLDREARRHGLTPLAERLDGSIEPILDPLILDKHIDRFRRGKRNLTALCDHYDIEHGGAHHAGADAAAAVAVVRRIASASTALATMGLGELHSIQVRAAATQAASLQAYLRRRNPSASVDPNWPIIPAASNN, encoded by the coding sequence GTGACGAACCTCCCCTCCATGGACCAGTGGCACCTCGGCCCCATGGCCGCCTTCGATCTCGAGACCACCGGCGTCGACGTCGAAAGTGACCGCGTTGTCACCGCGGCGCTGCTGCGGGTCGACTCCGAGGGCAGACCCACGCTCGAACGCACCTGGCTGGTGAACCCCGGTGTCCCGATCCCCGAGGACGCCGCCCGGATCCACGGTGTGACCACCCAACGCGCCGAGGCGGAGGGGGTCCCCGCCATCGACGGGGTGGAGCAGATCACCAGCGCCGTCGCCGACATCCTGGCGGACCGTGTGCCCCTCGTCGTGATGAACGCGCCCTACGACCTGACGCTCCTGGACCGCGAGGCCCGCCGACACGGACTCACCCCGCTCGCCGAGCGGCTGGACGGCAGCATCGAACCCATCCTCGATCCGCTGATCCTGGACAAGCACATCGACCGGTTTCGCCGGGGCAAGCGCAACCTGACCGCGCTGTGCGACCACTACGACATCGAGCACGGTGGGGCGCACCACGCCGGAGCGGACGCGGCCGCCGCGGTCGCGGTCGTCCGGCGGATCGCGTCGGCGTCCACGGCCCTGGCCACCATGGGGCTGGGTGAACTGCACTCCATCCAGGTCCGGGCCGCCGCCACGCAGGCGGCGTCGCTCCAGGCCTACCTCCGGCGACGCAACCCGAGCGCCAGCGTCGACCCCAACTGGCCCATCATCCCCGCGGCCTCGAACAACTAG
- the topA gene encoding type I DNA topoisomerase, translating to MPSQKGSSSDTAGAGNRLVIVESPAKAKTIAGYLGRGYVVESSIGHIRDLPERAEEIPAKYKGESWARLGVNIDADFEPLWVVNSDKKAHVKKLKALLADADELYLATDEDREGEAIAWHLQQELKPKVPVRRMVFNEITREAIQRASENTRDLNLRLVDAQEARRILDRLYGYEVSPVLWKKVRPKLSAGRVQSVATRLVVERERERVAFTAADYWDLKGDFLAPDVAEGDPATFQALLSSVDGLRVAQGRDFTAQGTLRAEKGVLHLDEAAATGLAERLRAARFTVGSVERKPYKRGPYAPFRTTTLQQEASRKLGLSAKQTMQVAQRLYENGFITYMRTDSTTLSENAVAAARAQAAQLYGDSYVPQKPRVYSNKVKNAQEAHEAIRPSGDTFRTPAHTGLSGAEFRLYELIWKRTVASQMKDAVGESVKVSVVGNSSADERAEFTATGKVITFPGFLKAYVEGADDPDAELDDRERRLPPLAEEQHVTAQSVEPDGHSTRPPARYTEASLVKELEDREIGRPSTYASIIGTILDRGYVFKKGTALVPSFLAFAVIRLMEQHFGNLVDYDFTARMEDVLDEIARGETERVPWLRRFYSGSEDEPGLHKMVDDHLAEIDAREVSSFPISDSDIVLRVGRYGPYLERDGKRVTVPDDLAPDELTPERAEELFAQPSEDRELGTDPDTGRVVVAKNGRFGPYVTEVLEEQETETKTKSSRSKAKAAAKPRTASLLKSMSLDTVTLDDALRLLSLPRVVGDLDGEEVTAQNGRFGPYLKKGTDSRSLENEEQIFTVTLDKAKELFAQPKQRGRRAAAPPLRELGEDMDTGKPMVIKDGRFGPYVTDGETNASLRKGDEVESITVQRASELLADRRAAAPAKKKSSAPSKKTTKKAPPKKPAPKKSTRRTNNTDSTNTE from the coding sequence GTGCCATCCCAGAAGGGCAGCTCGAGCGACACGGCGGGGGCCGGGAACCGGCTCGTCATCGTCGAGTCGCCGGCCAAGGCCAAGACCATCGCCGGCTACCTCGGACGTGGGTACGTCGTTGAGTCGAGCATCGGACACATCCGCGACCTCCCCGAGCGGGCGGAGGAGATCCCCGCCAAGTACAAGGGGGAGTCGTGGGCGCGACTCGGCGTCAACATCGACGCCGACTTCGAGCCGTTGTGGGTCGTGAACTCCGACAAGAAGGCGCACGTCAAGAAGCTCAAGGCTCTGCTGGCCGACGCGGACGAGCTGTACCTCGCCACGGATGAGGACCGCGAGGGCGAGGCGATCGCCTGGCACCTGCAGCAGGAGCTGAAGCCCAAGGTGCCCGTGCGCCGCATGGTCTTCAACGAGATCACCCGTGAGGCGATCCAGCGCGCCTCGGAGAACACCCGTGACCTCAACCTGCGTCTGGTCGACGCCCAGGAGGCCCGCCGGATTCTGGACCGCCTCTACGGCTACGAGGTTTCCCCGGTGCTGTGGAAGAAGGTCCGGCCGAAGTTGTCGGCGGGCCGTGTCCAGTCCGTGGCCACGCGACTCGTGGTCGAGCGGGAGCGCGAGCGGGTCGCCTTCACGGCCGCCGACTACTGGGACCTCAAGGGTGACTTCCTCGCGCCGGACGTCGCCGAGGGCGACCCGGCGACATTCCAGGCGCTGTTGTCGTCGGTGGACGGTCTGCGCGTCGCTCAGGGCAGGGACTTCACCGCCCAGGGGACGCTGCGTGCGGAGAAGGGTGTGCTGCATCTCGACGAGGCCGCGGCCACCGGGCTCGCCGAGCGGTTGCGCGCGGCCCGGTTCACCGTTGGCAGCGTCGAGCGCAAGCCGTACAAGCGTGGCCCCTACGCCCCCTTCCGCACCACCACGTTGCAGCAGGAGGCCTCGCGCAAGCTCGGTCTGTCGGCGAAGCAGACCATGCAGGTCGCACAGCGCCTTTACGAGAACGGTTTCATCACCTACATGCGTACCGACAGCACCACGCTGTCGGAGAACGCGGTGGCGGCCGCGCGGGCGCAGGCGGCGCAGCTCTACGGCGACTCCTACGTGCCGCAGAAGCCGCGCGTCTACTCCAACAAGGTGAAGAACGCCCAGGAGGCGCACGAGGCGATCCGGCCGTCCGGGGACACCTTTCGCACCCCGGCGCACACGGGACTGTCCGGAGCGGAGTTCCGCCTCTACGAACTCATCTGGAAGCGCACCGTCGCCTCCCAGATGAAGGACGCCGTCGGCGAGTCGGTCAAGGTGTCGGTGGTCGGCAACTCCAGTGCCGACGAGCGGGCGGAGTTCACCGCCACCGGCAAGGTCATCACCTTCCCCGGCTTCCTGAAGGCCTATGTCGAGGGCGCGGACGACCCGGACGCGGAGCTCGACGACCGGGAACGTCGTCTGCCCCCGCTCGCGGAGGAGCAGCACGTCACCGCGCAGAGCGTGGAGCCGGACGGCCACAGCACGCGTCCTCCCGCCCGATACACAGAGGCGAGCCTGGTCAAGGAGCTGGAGGACCGCGAGATCGGGCGCCCCTCGACCTACGCGTCCATCATCGGCACGATCTTGGACCGCGGCTACGTCTTCAAGAAGGGGACGGCGCTGGTGCCGTCGTTCCTTGCCTTCGCCGTGATCCGGCTGATGGAGCAGCACTTCGGGAACCTCGTCGACTACGACTTCACCGCCCGAATGGAGGACGTACTCGACGAGATCGCGCGCGGTGAGACCGAACGCGTCCCGTGGCTGCGCCGCTTCTACAGCGGGAGCGAGGACGAGCCCGGACTGCACAAGATGGTGGACGACCACCTGGCCGAGATCGACGCGCGCGAAGTCAGCTCCTTCCCGATTTCCGACAGTGACATCGTCTTGAGGGTCGGGCGCTATGGTCCGTATCTTGAGCGGGACGGAAAACGGGTCACCGTTCCCGACGACCTCGCGCCCGACGAGCTCACGCCCGAGCGGGCCGAGGAGCTGTTCGCACAGCCCAGTGAGGATCGAGAGCTGGGCACCGACCCCGACACCGGCCGTGTCGTCGTCGCCAAGAACGGCCGGTTCGGGCCGTACGTCACCGAGGTGTTGGAGGAGCAGGAGACCGAGACCAAGACCAAGAGCAGCCGCTCCAAGGCGAAGGCCGCCGCCAAGCCACGTACGGCGTCGTTGCTGAAGTCCATGTCCCTGGACACGGTGACCCTGGATGACGCGCTGCGTTTGCTGAGTCTGCCCCGCGTTGTTGGTGACCTCGACGGTGAGGAGGTCACGGCCCAGAACGGCAGGTTCGGGCCGTACCTGAAGAAGGGCACGGACAGTCGCTCCTTGGAGAACGAGGAGCAGATATTCACCGTCACGTTGGACAAGGCCAAGGAGCTCTTCGCCCAACCCAAGCAACGCGGCCGCCGCGCCGCCGCCCCGCCCCTGCGCGAGCTGGGGGAGGACATGGACACGGGCAAACCGATGGTGATCAAGGACGGGCGTTTCGGGCCCTACGTCACCGACGGCGAGACCAACGCCTCGCTCCGCAAGGGCGACGAGGTGGAGTCCATCACGGTGCAGCGCGCCTCGGAGCTGTTGGCCGATCGACGGGCCGCGGCTCCCGCCAAAAAGAAGTCGTCGGCGCCGAGCAAGAAGACCACGAAGAAGGCGCCGCCGAAGAAACCCGCCCCCAAGAAGTCCACACGTCGGACGAACAACACGGACTCGACGAACACCGAGTGA
- a CDS encoding DUF320 domain-containing protein, whose product MRKWMKATSVTALVAAGLLAFGAGTAHANGGHHHHGEYDNDSINAATSGNGSILGGNQIIADVDVPINACGIAVGALLGVANAECEESGAIAD is encoded by the coding sequence ATGCGTAAGTGGATGAAGGCGACCTCGGTGACCGCTCTCGTCGCGGCGGGCCTGCTGGCGTTCGGCGCCGGGACCGCGCACGCCAACGGTGGGCACCACCACCACGGCGAGTACGACAACGACAGCATCAACGCCGCGACCTCCGGTAACGGCAGCATCCTCGGCGGCAACCAGATCATCGCCGACGTGGACGTGCCGATCAACGCCTGCGGCATCGCCGTCGGCGCGCTGCTCGGTGTCGCCAACGCCGAGTGCGAAGAGTCCGGCGCCATCGCCGACTAG
- a CDS encoding DUF5703 family protein produces MLEYEYQELRFPRGTSRGIARKALTEHAEYGRWELARVRLYPDGSRRVVLRRKIIRRHAVM; encoded by the coding sequence ATGCTTGAGTATGAGTACCAGGAACTCCGATTCCCGCGTGGAACTTCCCGCGGGATCGCCCGCAAGGCGTTGACCGAGCACGCGGAGTACGGACGTTGGGAACTCGCGAGGGTACGGCTGTACCCGGACGGGAGTCGACGTGTGGTCCTGCGACGGAAAATCATCCGACGCCACGCCGTGATGTGA
- a CDS encoding alpha/beta hydrolase — protein sequence MTPGTRRPPGLVVVAAVGTVIAGCAAPPPDSGSTPGESPEDLTGFYEQELTWDSCGGGFECAWFEVPLDYDNPGEETVEIAVRRLPASGDDPVGSLVVNPGGPGGSGVDYVGQSLSTMSPELLTEFDVVGFDPRGVGYSEPLECLDTAGVDAYLGAGIVPEEDGSLTEASRTELDERNAEFIAGCEAELGEDLRHLGTANVARDMDILRELLGDERLSYLGKSYGTYLGTHYAARFPENVRAAVLDGAVDPTLSSLEMGTQQAEGFQTALEAFVADCVDQRDCVLGAESDGTPEGAMAELEEFVAGTAEEPLENGLGDGREVNATWTELGLLSALYNEASWPVVRDALTAAYDGDGTELLRLADNLYGRSHDGPYENMTSVLVSVNCIDRPGTEDVDTIQDAANRAAEESPIFGPSLAWGAHVCTDWPGTEPVEQDFSAVGAAPLLVVGTTRDPATPHVWAERLAGELESGVLLTYDGDGHTAYRMGDPCVDAAVDEYLIEGRPPADGTVCPGD from the coding sequence ATGACCCCGGGCACCCGGCGTCCGCCTGGCCTGGTAGTGGTGGCGGCGGTGGGGACGGTTATCGCGGGGTGCGCCGCGCCTCCCCCGGACTCCGGATCGACGCCGGGCGAAAGCCCCGAGGACCTCACCGGCTTCTACGAGCAGGAGCTCACCTGGGACTCGTGTGGGGGCGGATTCGAGTGCGCCTGGTTCGAGGTTCCGCTCGACTACGACAACCCCGGCGAGGAGACCGTGGAGATCGCGGTGCGGCGCCTGCCCGCCAGCGGGGACGACCCGGTGGGGTCACTGGTCGTCAACCCGGGAGGACCGGGTGGATCCGGCGTCGACTACGTCGGCCAGTCGCTGTCCACCATGTCGCCGGAGTTGCTGACGGAGTTCGACGTGGTCGGCTTCGATCCGCGCGGCGTCGGCTACAGCGAACCTCTGGAGTGCCTCGACACCGCGGGCGTCGACGCCTACCTCGGCGCGGGGATCGTGCCGGAGGAGGACGGTTCGCTCACCGAAGCCAGCCGGACCGAGCTGGACGAGCGCAACGCCGAGTTCATCGCCGGATGTGAGGCGGAACTGGGGGAGGACCTTCGGCACCTCGGCACGGCCAACGTGGCGCGCGACATGGACATCCTGCGCGAGCTGCTCGGCGACGAGCGACTCAGCTACCTCGGCAAGTCCTACGGCACCTATCTGGGCACCCACTACGCGGCCCGGTTCCCCGAGAACGTGCGAGCGGCCGTGCTCGACGGCGCGGTCGACCCGACCCTGTCGTCCCTGGAGATGGGCACACAGCAGGCGGAGGGCTTCCAGACGGCGCTGGAGGCGTTCGTGGCCGACTGTGTGGACCAGCGTGACTGTGTGCTCGGCGCGGAGTCCGACGGCACGCCCGAAGGCGCCATGGCGGAACTGGAGGAGTTCGTGGCGGGCACCGCCGAGGAACCGTTGGAGAACGGACTCGGCGACGGACGGGAGGTCAACGCCACCTGGACGGAACTCGGCCTCCTCTCGGCGCTCTACAACGAGGCCTCCTGGCCGGTGGTGCGCGACGCGCTCACCGCCGCCTACGACGGAGACGGCACGGAGCTGCTGCGGCTGGCGGACAACCTGTACGGACGTTCCCACGACGGTCCGTACGAGAACATGACCTCGGTCCTCGTGTCGGTCAACTGCATCGACCGACCCGGAACCGAGGACGTCGACACCATTCAGGACGCCGCGAACCGCGCGGCCGAGGAGTCGCCGATCTTCGGCCCGTCCCTCGCCTGGGGCGCCCACGTGTGCACCGACTGGCCCGGCACGGAGCCCGTGGAGCAGGACTTCTCCGCCGTCGGCGCCGCCCCGCTCCTCGTGGTGGGGACCACGCGCGATCCCGCGACCCCGCATGTGTGGGCGGAACGTCTCGCCGGGGAACTGGAGTCGGGTGTCCTGCTCACATACGACGGCGACGGCCACACGGCCTACCGCATGGGTGACCCCTGCGTCGACGCGGCGGTGGACGAGTACCTCATCGAGGGACGACCACCCGCCGACGGCACGGTCTGCCCCGGGGACTAA